The following are encoded in a window of Fusarium falciforme chromosome 11, complete sequence genomic DNA:
- a CDS encoding AB hydrolase-1 domain-containing protein, whose amino-acid sequence MSDTPSDTTYDFIRLETKPTARLCYSFSPTTTPTVPKPTLVVFVNGLGLPQAGWAQTIAKLREHTPKNLPALLTYDRFGQGQSVDRDPADEGATDPSHAHDCMSAVRDMRQLITQIAKDKMNSEEPDTLRIVFVGNSIGCSLIRLYAREYPGTVSGILFLDSTLTDTDFVSIFPDPDAESFDPVLPSGVTAAGLRDAREKIWQRFHPDVGSQEGLSRRNLFQLLPRADSPPLYKAGEDAPYVTVLGHDFEFFAERTEMDLGIPVAVIQTYMNTYWHRYNQGLAKLTVPERSKGPFQVPGAGHFIQADNPTYVAERLHEMLQLLEVD is encoded by the coding sequence ATGAGCGACACGCCTTCTGATACTACGTACGACTTCATCCGTCTGGAAACCAAGCCAACTGCTCGGCTATGCTACAGCTTTAGTCCAACTACAACGCCGACAGTTCCCAAGCCAACTCTCGTCGTCTTTGTCAATGGCCTTGGATTACCACAGGCGGGGTGGGCGCAGACAATTGCTAAGCTGAGAGAACACACTCCGAAGAACCTTCCTGCCCTTCTCACCTACGATCGCTTTGGACAAGGGCAGTCGGTTGACCGCGACCCCGCCGATGAGGGCGCGACAGACCCGAGTCACGCCCATGATTGCATGAGTGCGGTTCGTGATATGCGACAACTCATCACCCAGATCGCAAAGGACAAGATGAATTCCGAAGAACCTGATACTTTGCGCATTGTTTTCGTCGGGAACTCTATCGGATGTTCTCTCATCCGACTCTACGCTCGCGAGTATCCGGGGACTGTGTCAGGTATTCTCTTTCTCGACAGTACCTTGACCGACACGGACTTTGTCTCCATTTTCCCTGATCCGGACGCCGAGTCTTTCGATCCAGTCCTGCCTTCAGGCGTGACCGCCGCGGGTCTGCGAGATGCCAGAGAAAAGATATGGCAGAGGTTCCATCCCGACGTTGGAAGCCAAGAGGGTTTGAGTCGACGGAACCTGTTTCAACTTTTACCGCGCGCCGATTCACCCCCTCTCTACAAGGCTGGAGAGGATGCTCCCTACGTCACAGTGCTGGGCCACGACTTTGAATTTTTCGCGGAGCGCACGGAAATGGACCTGGGGATTCCTGTCGCTGTTATTCAGACGTACATGAACACATACTGGCATCGCTACAATCAGGGCTTGGCTAAGCTCACGGTCCCTGAGAGAAGTAAAGGACCTTTCCAAGTGCCAGGGGCGGGTCATTTTATTCAAGCGGATAACCCTACGTATGTGGCGGAGAGACTGCATGAGATGTTGCAGCTCCTGGAGGTTGACTGA